The proteins below come from a single Acidovorax sp. NCPPB 4044 genomic window:
- a CDS encoding pyridoxamine 5'-phosphate oxidase family protein encodes MTQDSPHTTLWKLIKDIRFGMLTHRSATGQLHAHPLTTQNKDLDEHSELYFFIPHDGELAQRLKSDAQVNVTYANPEKDSYVSLSGTAGFIEDKARKEALWSPAAKAWFPQGIDDPNLALLAIRIQHAEYWDVKESKMTQLFKIAKAAVTGTPPQGMGEHKELSLS; translated from the coding sequence ATGACCCAGGATTCCCCCCACACCACGCTCTGGAAGCTGATCAAGGACATCCGCTTCGGCATGCTCACGCACCGCTCGGCCACCGGGCAGCTGCATGCGCACCCGCTGACGACGCAGAACAAGGACCTCGACGAGCACTCCGAGCTGTACTTCTTCATCCCGCACGACGGCGAACTCGCGCAGCGGCTCAAGTCCGACGCGCAGGTCAACGTGACCTACGCCAACCCCGAGAAGGACAGCTACGTCTCGCTCTCCGGCACGGCCGGCTTCATCGAGGACAAGGCCCGCAAGGAAGCGCTCTGGTCGCCCGCCGCCAAGGCCTGGTTCCCGCAGGGCATCGACGACCCGAACCTCGCGCTGCTCGCGATCCGCATCCAGCACGCCGAGTACTGGGACGTGAAGGAAAGCAAGATGACCCAGCTCTTCAAGATCGCCAAGGCGGCGGTCACGGGTACGCCGCCGCAGGGCATGGGCGAGCACAAGGAACTCTCGCTGTCCTGA
- the dinG gene encoding ATP-dependent DNA helicase DinG, with amino-acid sequence MSQQDWAAQALQSFDAVVQATDGFRSRGGQRRMAEQVAHTFAHAQLGKVEAPDGDDGAPPAPERAIAVVQAGTGVGKSLAYSVPAIAMALSRGTRVLISTATVALQEQLVHKDLPALAARMPQPFQFALAKGRGRYVCKLKLERLAGTGEAGDGGLEDDLFAEEEAAARAARPRHETEARMKFYATMADVLARGAWDGDRDTLESPPEPEVWSPVAAEASSCTGKHCPAFSQCTYYDRRKALVAAQVIVANHDLLLSSLGARLLPELDNCLLVIDEAHHLPATALDQFSCEADLSRLTWIDKLASRALRIGTLVEVEEVADVPNHSARLRAALQDAARTVMDVYGDELRSPRPAWGGARSGAAAGGTAARTPAAGMPTRARVAGGALPDALVEPFGQVAHHAAGFLDALRAIAKALRAEIRDKPDEARRLSTLYAQIGALAPRLEGVHDTAQLLLQDTPEGAVPAAKWFTLAVDGDFIVVKAHASPVLPGNTLRNHLWSAVRGAVLTSATLTSCGQFDFFLREAGLHGDAAVTTLEVPSPFDYALQGTFIASETHADPRQAADFTAEMVDALLSDLAMVEAGALVLFTSRDQMRQAVDALPTAMRSAVLVQTQMPRTQLLARHRERVAGGEPSIIFGMQSFGEGLDLPGALCESLFITKLPFAPPDDPVGEARAEWLRSAGRDPFSELVVPATAIRLAQWVGRAIRTEEDRAHVYCYDKRLVRTSYGQRLLKGLPPFTLQRRAAG; translated from the coding sequence ATGTCTCAACAGGATTGGGCCGCCCAGGCCCTGCAGTCTTTCGATGCGGTGGTGCAGGCCACCGATGGTTTTCGCAGCCGCGGCGGGCAGCGGCGCATGGCCGAGCAGGTGGCGCACACCTTCGCGCACGCGCAGCTCGGCAAGGTGGAGGCGCCGGACGGCGATGACGGCGCGCCCCCCGCCCCCGAGCGCGCCATCGCCGTGGTGCAGGCCGGCACGGGGGTGGGCAAGTCGCTCGCGTACAGCGTGCCGGCGATCGCCATGGCGCTCTCGCGCGGCACCCGCGTGCTGATCTCCACCGCCACGGTGGCGCTGCAGGAGCAGCTCGTCCACAAGGACCTGCCGGCGCTCGCCGCGCGCATGCCGCAGCCCTTCCAGTTCGCGCTGGCCAAGGGGCGCGGGCGCTATGTGTGCAAGCTCAAGCTCGAGCGCCTGGCCGGCACGGGCGAGGCCGGCGACGGCGGCCTGGAGGACGACCTGTTCGCCGAAGAGGAAGCCGCCGCCCGCGCGGCCCGCCCGCGCCACGAGACCGAGGCGCGCATGAAGTTCTACGCCACCATGGCCGACGTGCTCGCGCGCGGCGCCTGGGACGGCGACCGCGACACGCTCGAATCGCCGCCCGAGCCCGAGGTCTGGAGCCCCGTGGCGGCCGAGGCCAGCTCGTGCACCGGCAAGCACTGCCCGGCCTTCAGCCAGTGCACCTACTACGACCGGCGCAAGGCGCTGGTGGCCGCGCAGGTGATCGTGGCCAACCACGACCTGCTGCTGTCCTCGCTCGGCGCGCGCCTGCTGCCCGAGCTGGACAACTGCCTGCTCGTGATCGACGAGGCCCACCACCTGCCCGCCACCGCGCTCGACCAGTTCTCCTGCGAGGCCGACCTGAGCCGCCTCACCTGGATCGACAAGCTCGCGAGCCGGGCGCTGCGCATCGGCACGCTGGTGGAAGTGGAGGAGGTGGCCGACGTGCCCAACCACTCCGCCCGCCTGCGCGCCGCGCTGCAGGATGCCGCGCGCACCGTGATGGACGTGTACGGCGACGAACTCCGCTCGCCCCGGCCCGCCTGGGGCGGCGCGCGCAGCGGCGCGGCGGCCGGCGGCACCGCGGCCCGCACGCCCGCGGCCGGCATGCCCACGCGCGCACGCGTGGCCGGCGGCGCGCTGCCGGACGCGCTGGTGGAGCCCTTCGGCCAGGTCGCGCACCACGCGGCGGGCTTTCTCGACGCGCTGCGCGCCATCGCCAAGGCGCTGCGCGCGGAGATCCGCGACAAGCCCGACGAGGCACGGCGCCTGTCCACGCTCTACGCGCAGATCGGCGCGCTCGCGCCGCGGCTCGAGGGCGTGCACGACACGGCGCAGCTCCTGCTGCAGGACACGCCCGAGGGCGCCGTGCCCGCGGCCAAGTGGTTCACGCTGGCCGTGGACGGCGACTTCATCGTGGTCAAGGCGCATGCCAGCCCGGTGCTGCCCGGCAACACGCTGCGCAACCACCTCTGGTCGGCCGTGCGCGGCGCGGTGCTCACCTCCGCCACGCTCACGAGCTGCGGGCAGTTCGACTTCTTCCTGCGCGAGGCGGGCCTGCACGGCGACGCGGCCGTGACCACGCTGGAGGTGCCCAGCCCCTTCGACTACGCGCTGCAGGGCACCTTCATCGCCTCCGAGACGCATGCCGATCCGCGCCAGGCGGCCGATTTCACGGCCGAGATGGTGGATGCGCTGCTGAGCGACCTCGCCATGGTGGAGGCCGGCGCGCTGGTGCTCTTCACCTCGCGCGACCAGATGCGCCAGGCCGTGGATGCGCTGCCCACCGCCATGCGCAGCGCCGTGCTGGTGCAGACGCAGATGCCGCGCACGCAGCTGCTCGCGCGGCACCGCGAGCGCGTGGCGGGGGGCGAGCCCTCCATCATCTTCGGCATGCAGTCGTTCGGCGAGGGGCTGGACCTGCCGGGCGCGCTCTGCGAATCGCTCTTCATCACCAAGCTGCCATTCGCGCCGCCGGACGACCCCGTGGGCGAGGCACGCGCCGAATGGCTGCGCAGCGCGGGGCGCGATCCGTTCAGCGAACTGGTGGTGCCGGCCACGGCCATCCGGCTCGCGCAATGGGTGGGCCGCGCGATCCGCACCGAGGAGGACCGCGCCCACGTCTACTGCTACGACAAGCGCCTCGTGCGCACGTCCTACGGGCAGCGGCTGCTCAAGGGCCTGCCGCCGTTCACGCTGCAGCGGCGCGCGGCGGGATAG
- a CDS encoding GGDEF domain-containing protein — translation MASDPAPDTTASLREPAAQIRAQLESRFWHLRFPPPLEQEFIAFLRESQRNIQLVLGGVALLMIVGFSLTDFALYGPVRDTPAAPAFLWGVFLPRWLCIASLVAGLVWGGPSDNLRLRTFTVAGLFAIVGVTTFITTAVYGNLGLPNVTTSYALIIVAAFMPCGLLFRESLALGLLLWAAGLAVVQLVLEPGHAEPGWLLVSMMLVALVLAMSSAYMREHALREQFLLRSLVDWEAGHDPLTGLANRRALALAVPTVLRQAAREKVPVALAVIDVDHFKAYNDHYGHQGGDEVLRQLAQHLAGYARRPLDLAVRMGGEEFALLCYGEGAESLAGRMRQMQAGLRAQALPHAESPVAAHVTVSAGVAGLPVVGAGKISNDDAAAVLDALYRDADALLYRAKNEGRDRVVC, via the coding sequence ATGGCGTCTGATCCGGCTCCCGACACCACGGCATCCTTGCGGGAGCCGGCTGCGCAGATCCGCGCCCAACTGGAGTCCCGCTTCTGGCACCTGCGGTTTCCGCCGCCGCTGGAGCAGGAATTCATCGCATTCCTGCGTGAATCGCAGCGCAACATCCAGCTGGTGCTCGGCGGTGTGGCGCTGCTGATGATCGTTGGCTTCAGCCTGACGGACTTCGCCCTGTACGGCCCCGTGAGGGATACGCCGGCCGCCCCGGCGTTCCTGTGGGGCGTGTTCCTGCCGCGCTGGCTCTGCATCGCATCGCTGGTGGCCGGGCTGGTGTGGGGCGGCCCCAGCGACAACCTGCGGCTGCGCACCTTCACGGTGGCGGGCCTCTTTGCGATCGTGGGGGTGACGACCTTCATCACCACGGCGGTGTACGGCAACCTGGGCCTGCCCAACGTCACCACCAGCTACGCACTCATCATCGTGGCGGCGTTCATGCCGTGCGGCCTGCTGTTCCGCGAGAGCCTGGCACTCGGCCTGCTGCTCTGGGCCGCGGGCCTGGCCGTCGTGCAACTGGTGCTGGAGCCGGGCCATGCGGAGCCGGGGTGGCTCCTGGTGTCCATGATGCTGGTGGCGCTCGTCCTGGCGATGTCCAGCGCGTACATGCGGGAACACGCGCTGCGCGAGCAGTTCCTGCTGCGCAGCCTCGTGGACTGGGAGGCGGGGCACGACCCCCTGACCGGCCTGGCGAACCGCCGCGCGCTGGCCCTGGCCGTACCCACCGTGCTGCGCCAGGCCGCGCGCGAGAAGGTGCCCGTGGCGCTGGCGGTCATCGACGTGGACCATTTCAAGGCCTACAACGACCACTACGGCCACCAGGGCGGCGACGAGGTGCTGCGCCAGCTGGCCCAGCATCTGGCCGGGTACGCGCGGCGCCCGCTTGATCTGGCCGTGCGGATGGGCGGGGAGGAATTCGCGCTGCTGTGCTACGGCGAAGGGGCCGAATCGCTGGCCGGGCGCATGCGGCAGATGCAGGCGGGCCTGCGCGCGCAGGCGCTGCCGCACGCCGAGTCGCCGGTCGCTGCGCACGTCACCGTGAGCGCCGGGGTGGCGGGGCTGCCGGTCGTCGGGGCGGGCAAGATATCGAACGACGATGCCGCCGCCGTGCTGGACGCGCTCTACCGCGATGCCGACGCGCTGCTCTACCGGGCCAAGAACGAAGGCCGCGACCGCGTGGTCTGTTGA
- a CDS encoding OsmC family protein: protein MASHTATVAWQRGTDDFLDRRYRRAHAWHFDGGATVAASSSPHVVPLSYSDPAGVDPEEAFVAALSSCHMLWFLDIACRDGWRVDDYRDTAEGTLAPDAQGRLVVDRVVLRPATRFDPAHAPTPEQLQELHHRAHAACFLAHSVKTRIDCEPVLLPHV from the coding sequence ATGGCTTCCCACACCGCCACCGTCGCCTGGCAACGCGGCACCGACGACTTCCTGGACCGGCGCTACCGCCGCGCGCACGCCTGGCACTTCGACGGCGGCGCCACCGTGGCGGCGTCGTCGTCGCCGCACGTGGTGCCGCTGTCGTACTCCGACCCGGCCGGCGTGGACCCCGAAGAGGCCTTCGTGGCCGCCCTTTCGAGCTGCCACATGCTGTGGTTCCTCGACATCGCCTGCCGCGACGGCTGGCGCGTGGACGACTACCGCGACACGGCCGAGGGCACCCTGGCGCCCGATGCGCAGGGCCGCCTCGTCGTGGACCGCGTGGTGCTGCGCCCGGCCACCCGCTTCGATCCGGCGCACGCGCCGACCCCGGAGCAGCTGCAGGAATTGCACCACCGCGCGCATGCGGCCTGCTTCCTCGCCCACTCCGTGAAGACGCGCATCGATTGCGAGCCCGTGCTGCTGCCCCACGTCTGA
- a CDS encoding homoserine dehydrogenase — protein sequence MFNDPQWRPLPSTAAPALAGGAAIPRPLRVGMIGIGTVGLGTWRVLARNQAAIAARAGRGIEIVAVAARDLQRAARVLGPEAAGVQLTDDPMHVATHPGVDVLVEVAGGTGAARDWVAAAIAHGKPVVTANKALLAVHGNVLFAQAEARGVPLAYEAAVAGGVPVIKALREGATANRVEWVAGIVNGTSNYILGRMHHGGLPFGDALAEAQALGYAEADPAFDVDGIDAAHKTALLAANAFGTPVGFDRAHVEGIRHLDALDVAAARAWGHAVKLLGIARRQGEAVQLRVHPALVPATHLLAQVDGGMNAVLVRGDAQGITMHCGAGAGAEPTASAVVADLVDVARQTVAQAGGPARCAVPPLGCPTAALVDRPVVPMDDVVTRHFLRIPLRVPVPQGAGGAALAALAAAFAHAGIGVERMEVWQPPTAAGQEVPAPQLLALTRAARDGAVRAVAASRIDGAAGPATHLRVETLD from the coding sequence ATGTTCAACGATCCCCAATGGCGCCCCCTGCCCTCCACCGCTGCCCCGGCCCTGGCCGGCGGCGCGGCCATCCCCCGCCCGCTGCGCGTGGGCATGATCGGCATCGGCACCGTGGGCCTCGGCACCTGGCGCGTGCTGGCGCGCAACCAGGCCGCGATCGCGGCACGCGCGGGGCGGGGCATCGAGATCGTGGCCGTGGCCGCGCGCGACCTGCAGCGCGCGGCGCGCGTGCTGGGCCCGGAAGCCGCCGGCGTGCAGCTGACCGATGACCCGATGCACGTCGCCACGCACCCCGGCGTGGACGTGCTGGTGGAGGTGGCCGGCGGCACCGGCGCCGCGCGCGACTGGGTGGCCGCCGCCATCGCCCACGGCAAGCCCGTGGTGACCGCCAACAAGGCGCTGCTGGCGGTGCACGGCAACGTGCTCTTCGCGCAGGCCGAGGCGCGCGGCGTGCCGCTGGCCTACGAGGCGGCGGTGGCCGGCGGTGTGCCCGTCATCAAGGCGCTGCGGGAAGGCGCCACCGCCAACCGCGTGGAATGGGTGGCCGGCATCGTGAACGGCACGAGCAACTACATCCTGGGCCGCATGCACCACGGCGGCCTGCCTTTCGGCGACGCGCTGGCGGAAGCGCAGGCGCTGGGCTACGCCGAGGCCGACCCGGCCTTCGACGTGGACGGCATCGACGCCGCGCACAAGACCGCGCTGCTGGCGGCCAACGCCTTCGGCACGCCGGTGGGCTTCGACCGGGCGCACGTCGAAGGCATCCGCCACCTGGACGCGCTCGACGTGGCGGCCGCGCGCGCCTGGGGCCATGCCGTGAAGCTGCTCGGCATCGCGCGGCGGCAGGGCGAGGCGGTGCAGTTGCGCGTGCACCCCGCGCTGGTGCCCGCCACGCACCTGCTCGCCCAGGTGGACGGCGGGATGAACGCGGTGCTGGTGCGCGGCGATGCGCAGGGCATCACGATGCACTGCGGTGCCGGCGCGGGCGCCGAACCCACGGCCTCGGCCGTGGTGGCCGACCTGGTGGACGTGGCCCGGCAGACCGTGGCGCAGGCGGGCGGGCCCGCGCGCTGCGCCGTTCCGCCGCTGGGCTGCCCCACGGCCGCCCTGGTGGATCGGCCCGTGGTGCCGATGGACGACGTGGTCACGCGGCACTTTTTGCGCATCCCCCTGCGCGTGCCGGTGCCGCAGGGCGCGGGCGGCGCCGCGCTGGCGGCACTGGCAGCGGCATTCGCCCACGCCGGCATCGGGGTGGAGCGCATGGAGGTCTGGCAACCGCCCACTGCGGCAGGCCAGGAGGTGCCGGCGCCGCAATTGCTGGCCCTGACCCGCGCTGCGCGCGATGGCGCCGTGCGGGCAGTGGCGGCCTCCCGCATCGACGGGGCCGCCGGGCCGGCGACCCATCTGCGCGTGGAAACGCTGGATTGA
- a CDS encoding OsmC family protein, with translation MSEKTASVHWEGAGKTGQGLISTETGALKDHPYGFGSRFGDDRKGTNPEEIVGAAHAACFTMAFAFACEKAGISTETLDTTAKVRLAKEGEGFKIDRIALTLKAKVLGIDDAKFQQIAADAKANCPLSKALASVPEITLDAQRIG, from the coding sequence ATGTCCGAGAAAACCGCATCCGTCCACTGGGAAGGCGCCGGCAAGACCGGCCAGGGCCTCATCAGCACCGAAACCGGCGCGCTGAAAGACCACCCCTACGGCTTCGGCAGCCGCTTCGGCGATGACCGCAAGGGCACCAATCCCGAGGAGATCGTGGGCGCCGCGCACGCCGCCTGCTTCACGATGGCCTTCGCCTTCGCCTGCGAGAAGGCCGGTATCTCGACCGAGACGCTCGACACCACGGCCAAAGTGCGCCTGGCCAAGGAGGGCGAGGGCTTCAAGATCGACCGCATCGCGCTCACGCTCAAGGCCAAGGTGCTGGGCATCGACGACGCGAAGTTCCAGCAGATCGCGGCCGACGCCAAGGCCAATTGCCCGCTGTCGAAGGCGCTCGCCTCCGTGCCCGAGATCACGCTCGACGCGCAACGCATCGGCTGA
- a CDS encoding BclA C-terminal domain-containing protein, whose product MPSIPSASRQRRLPSAMLAASTAVFAATTVHAADVSITLPPGGGFTVRSSGADERLRVQGDGAVLLPALPAAPQQGQLACFDGASGRLGSCSPAATSALAGPTGATGAAGATGAVGATGSTGATGPSGATGATGPAGPTGAQGNIGVPGPSGATGLAGPTGATGLAGATGSTGATGATGVTGPAGAASAVSAVSMSAHNTVGSNYAVVLGGTNLALPQGQNLGGGFSVNGSNDVFTIPATGRFRVKYQIRTTAATLAGARVLINGSAFPALLEMPTMSTNRYGSETIVTLLTGSVLQLQLFGIVGSVTLDGGAGATMIVERMD is encoded by the coding sequence ATGCCTTCGATTCCTTCTGCCTCGCGGCAACGCCGCCTCCCCTCGGCCATGCTGGCCGCCTCCACGGCCGTGTTCGCAGCCACCACCGTGCATGCTGCGGACGTCAGCATCACGCTGCCGCCGGGTGGCGGTTTCACGGTGCGCAGCAGCGGCGCGGACGAGCGCTTGCGGGTGCAGGGCGACGGCGCGGTGCTGCTGCCCGCGCTGCCCGCCGCGCCACAGCAGGGCCAGTTGGCCTGCTTCGACGGGGCCTCGGGCCGTCTCGGCAGTTGCTCGCCCGCGGCCACGTCGGCCCTGGCGGGGCCGACGGGAGCGACCGGCGCAGCAGGTGCCACGGGCGCCGTGGGCGCGACCGGATCCACCGGCGCCACGGGCCCATCCGGAGCCACGGGTGCCACGGGTCCCGCAGGCCCCACGGGTGCGCAGGGCAACATCGGCGTGCCGGGCCCGTCCGGAGCCACCGGCCTGGCGGGCCCCACCGGGGCAACGGGCCTGGCCGGTGCCACGGGCAGTACCGGCGCCACGGGTGCCACGGGCGTGACAGGGCCCGCAGGAGCGGCAAGTGCCGTCAGCGCGGTATCGATGTCGGCGCACAACACCGTGGGCTCCAACTACGCCGTGGTGCTCGGTGGCACCAACCTCGCGCTGCCGCAGGGGCAGAACCTGGGCGGAGGCTTTTCCGTGAACGGCTCGAACGATGTCTTCACCATACCCGCCACGGGCCGATTCCGCGTGAAGTACCAGATCCGGACGACGGCCGCCACGCTGGCGGGTGCACGCGTGCTGATCAATGGCAGCGCCTTTCCGGCGCTCCTGGAGATGCCCACCATGTCCACGAACCGCTACGGCAGCGAGACCATCGTCACGCTGTTGACGGGCAGCGTGCTGCAGTTGCAGCTCTTCGGCATCGTCGGCAGCGTCACTCTCGACGGCGGCGCGGGCGCGACGATGATCGTGGAGCGCATGGACTGA
- a CDS encoding DSD1 family PLP-dependent enzyme, giving the protein MASSLHDLDTPAALVDTVRMQRNIARMQARMDALGVRFRPHVKTTKCLPVAQAQIAAGAQGITVSTLKEAERFFAEGVQDILYAVGMAPARLPQALALRRQGCGLKLITDSVAGAQAIAEFGRAHGEVFEVWIEIDVDGHRSGIPPEGAALLDVGRALVEGGMHLGGVMAHAGSSYEHDTPGALRRIAEQERAGTVRAAERLRAAGLPCAVVSVGSTPTALAAEALGSVTEVRAGVYVFFDLVMHNVGVCGTDDIALSVLTTVIGHQEDKGWAIVDAGWMAMSRDRGTQKQRRDFGFGQVCDVSGRPLPGFLLSGANQEHGIVSLEGGAPCPDIAQRFPVGTRLRVLPNHACATGAQHPHYLAIQPGGQAQAWPRIQGW; this is encoded by the coding sequence ATGGCCTCTTCCCTCCACGACCTCGACACCCCGGCTGCGCTGGTCGATACCGTGCGCATGCAGCGCAACATCGCCCGCATGCAGGCGCGCATGGACGCGCTGGGCGTGCGCTTTCGGCCGCACGTGAAGACCACCAAGTGCCTGCCGGTAGCGCAGGCGCAGATCGCCGCGGGCGCGCAGGGCATCACGGTGTCCACGCTGAAGGAGGCCGAGCGCTTCTTCGCCGAGGGCGTGCAGGACATCCTCTACGCGGTGGGCATGGCGCCGGCCCGGCTGCCGCAGGCCCTGGCGCTGCGGCGGCAGGGCTGCGGCCTGAAGCTCATCACCGACAGCGTGGCCGGCGCGCAGGCCATCGCGGAGTTCGGCCGCGCGCACGGCGAGGTGTTCGAGGTGTGGATCGAGATCGACGTGGACGGCCACCGCTCGGGCATTCCGCCCGAGGGCGCGGCGCTGCTGGACGTGGGGCGTGCGCTGGTGGAAGGCGGCATGCACCTGGGCGGCGTGATGGCGCATGCCGGCTCCAGCTACGAGCACGACACGCCCGGGGCACTGCGCCGCATTGCCGAGCAGGAGCGGGCCGGCACCGTGCGCGCGGCCGAGCGGCTGCGTGCCGCGGGCCTGCCGTGCGCGGTGGTGAGCGTGGGCTCCACACCCACGGCACTGGCCGCCGAGGCGCTGGGCAGCGTGACCGAGGTGCGGGCAGGCGTGTACGTGTTCTTCGATCTGGTGATGCACAACGTGGGTGTGTGCGGCACCGACGACATCGCGCTCAGCGTGCTCACCACGGTGATCGGCCACCAGGAAGACAAGGGCTGGGCGATCGTGGACGCGGGCTGGATGGCGATGAGCCGCGACCGCGGCACGCAGAAGCAGCGGCGCGATTTCGGCTTCGGGCAGGTGTGCGACGTGTCGGGCCGGCCGCTGCCGGGCTTTCTGCTGAGCGGCGCCAACCAGGAGCACGGCATCGTTTCGCTGGAAGGCGGTGCGCCGTGCCCCGACATTGCGCAGCGCTTTCCCGTGGGCACGCGGCTGCGCGTGCTGCCCAACCATGCGTGCGCCACGGGGGCGCAGCACCCGCACTACCTGGCGATCCAGCCCGGCGGCCAGGCGCAGGCGTGGCCGCGTATCCAGGGCTGGTGA
- a CDS encoding LysR family transcriptional regulator, which produces MPDLYDLRMVRALGHAGSLAGAARLMDVTPPALTVRLRKLEESLGVRLAVRTARGIAFTDEGRRLLDESAELLERFDALRERVAGESQALDGHLRVVAPFGFGRRHVARIVRELHQQHPQLGMALTLSDNPLREAAAHDVVVHIGTVKDSSWVGHLLAPNDRLLCASPGVARRLGGTLTHPAQLERHACLCLKENDDGLVRWRFLSAPAADGTPRKSATVRVDGALTTNDGETMTQWALSGLGIMARSEWEVGPLIAAGRLVRLLPQWEMEPAPVMVLVPSRKGLPARQRVFIEAAKAALQPVPWRTPRQRG; this is translated from the coding sequence ATGCCCGACCTCTACGATCTGCGCATGGTGCGCGCCCTCGGCCATGCCGGCTCCCTGGCCGGCGCGGCGCGCCTCATGGACGTCACGCCGCCTGCGCTCACGGTGCGCCTGCGCAAGCTGGAGGAATCGCTCGGCGTGCGCCTGGCCGTGCGCACCGCGCGCGGCATCGCGTTCACCGACGAAGGCCGCCGCCTGCTCGATGAATCCGCCGAACTGCTCGAGCGCTTCGACGCGCTGCGCGAACGCGTGGCCGGCGAATCGCAGGCGCTGGACGGGCACCTGCGTGTGGTGGCACCGTTCGGCTTCGGGCGGCGGCACGTGGCGCGCATCGTGCGCGAACTGCACCAGCAGCATCCGCAGCTGGGCATGGCGCTCACCCTCTCCGACAACCCGCTGCGCGAAGCCGCCGCGCACGACGTGGTGGTGCACATCGGCACCGTGAAGGATTCGTCGTGGGTGGGCCACCTGCTGGCACCCAACGACCGGCTGCTGTGCGCCAGCCCGGGCGTGGCGCGGCGGCTGGGGGGCACGCTCACGCACCCCGCCCAGCTCGAACGCCACGCGTGCCTGTGCCTGAAGGAGAACGACGACGGCCTCGTGCGCTGGCGCTTCCTGTCCGCGCCGGCCGCGGACGGCACGCCGCGCAAGTCCGCCACCGTGCGGGTGGACGGCGCACTCACCACCAACGACGGCGAGACCATGACCCAGTGGGCGCTGTCGGGGCTGGGCATCATGGCGCGCTCGGAATGGGAGGTGGGCCCGCTCATCGCCGCCGGGCGGCTCGTGCGGCTGCTGCCGCAATGGGAGATGGAGCCCGCGCCGGTCATGGTGCTCGTGCCCTCGCGCAAGGGCCTGCCCGCGCGCCAGCGCGTCTTCATCGAAGCGGCCAAGGCGGCACTGCAGCCCGTGCCCTGGCGCACCCCGCGGCAGCGCGGCTGA
- a CDS encoding helix-turn-helix transcriptional regulator, whose translation MKRRTPEQRLLLEQLQHIAAGLGQTFGPFCEVVVHDLLDPRHAILAIHNNLSGRAVGDPATELGLARIHDPAVDPVIANYPNRFADGRQAKSTSIGIKDSTGRYIAALCMNVDLTLFQGFQAMLGQFTALPGAVPAAETLDPAGAEALRARIDQFAARLATTPRQLKAADRRALLQELRKAGLLDMRRAMETIAAHLGVSRASVYGYAK comes from the coding sequence ATGAAACGACGCACTCCGGAGCAGCGCCTGCTGCTCGAACAGCTCCAGCACATCGCCGCGGGCCTGGGCCAGACCTTCGGCCCGTTCTGCGAGGTCGTCGTGCACGACCTGCTCGACCCGCGCCACGCCATCCTCGCCATCCACAACAACCTGTCGGGCCGCGCCGTGGGCGACCCCGCCACCGAGCTGGGCCTGGCGCGCATCCACGATCCGGCGGTGGATCCGGTGATCGCCAACTACCCCAACCGCTTCGCCGACGGGCGGCAGGCCAAGAGCACCTCCATCGGCATCAAGGACTCCACGGGCCGCTACATCGCGGCCCTGTGCATGAACGTGGACCTGACGCTGTTCCAGGGCTTCCAGGCCATGCTGGGCCAGTTCACCGCCCTGCCCGGCGCGGTGCCCGCCGCGGAAACGCTCGACCCGGCCGGTGCCGAGGCGCTGCGCGCGCGCATCGACCAGTTCGCCGCGCGGCTGGCCACCACGCCGCGCCAGCTCAAGGCCGCCGACCGGCGCGCGCTGCTGCAGGAACTGCGCAAGGCCGGCCTGCTCGACATGCGCCGTGCCATGGAAACCATCGCGGCGCACCTCGGCGTGTCGCGCGCATCGGTGTACGGCTATGCCAAGTGA